In Vibrio cyclitrophicus, one genomic interval encodes:
- a CDS encoding LysR family transcriptional regulator: MDKFSDMAMFVSIVKYQGLAAAGRELGLSPATMTARLQALEERYGVKLLNRSTRHVSLTDSGELYHKACLEILDNVSEAENLIQNGVKEVKGPLKIAAPKDIGKQYILPILSEFCQQYPDVIPYLYLNDNLSNIAESGMDIVVRYGELVDSSLISRRLSPSRRVLCASPEYLAKNGTPLTPQDLVEHDCLAMLRSNEELKTWHFQDHDMKKSVTVVPKRFSDDGEVIRYWALKGEGIALKSVLDVQDDINNQRLVTLLNGYMKNFNTAMSVSSADLNVVYISKKYQPKRIRLFLDFLLERFGDLLVK; encoded by the coding sequence ATGGATAAGTTTTCAGACATGGCGATGTTCGTCAGTATCGTTAAATATCAAGGTTTGGCTGCTGCAGGACGTGAACTGGGTTTATCACCCGCGACCATGACAGCAAGGCTTCAAGCACTGGAAGAACGATATGGTGTGAAGTTGTTGAATCGAAGTACGCGCCATGTGTCTTTGACCGACTCTGGAGAGCTGTATCACAAGGCGTGTTTGGAGATTTTAGACAACGTCAGTGAGGCCGAAAATCTGATTCAAAATGGTGTCAAAGAGGTCAAAGGCCCGCTTAAAATCGCCGCGCCGAAAGACATCGGAAAGCAGTACATTCTTCCTATTCTTTCTGAGTTCTGTCAGCAATATCCTGATGTGATTCCTTACCTCTATTTGAACGATAACCTTTCGAACATTGCTGAATCTGGCATGGATATCGTGGTCCGTTATGGTGAGTTGGTCGACAGCAGTTTGATATCCAGACGTTTGTCACCAAGCCGACGTGTGCTGTGTGCCTCGCCTGAATATCTCGCCAAGAATGGAACGCCGTTGACACCACAAGATTTGGTTGAACATGACTGTTTGGCTATGCTGCGTAGCAATGAAGAACTCAAGACATGGCATTTCCAAGACCACGATATGAAGAAGTCGGTGACGGTTGTGCCGAAGCGATTTTCAGACGATGGCGAAGTGATTCGATACTGGGCATTAAAAGGAGAAGGGATTGCGTTGAAGTCGGTACTTGATGTGCAAGATGACATCAATAACCAACGTCTTGTGACTCTACTTAATGGCTACATGAAGAACTTCAACACCGCGATGTCGGTGTCGAGTGCCGATTTGAACGTGGTGTACATCAGCAAGAAATATCAGCCGAAGCGTATCCGGTTGTTTTTAGATTTCCTGCTCGAACGGTTTGGCGATCTGCTGGTTAAGTAA
- a CDS encoding HAMP domain-containing histidine kinase → MSFADDYTLTRSSVFKTLVALFVLITVINVIVIRQVYKDSDAFHREQLVKQLQDESSEFSYVAQQSKADVEKLLAAKQTSDSNFYYHLVEHSTPPGSLPIYPVRSVVSETTDIPIGDTHRLVIGIDQKAVEEYRNTLIPIVFSGIVLPIAVMLIAALFFTVLILKRLERVNQAMNRVLCGEKNVKIAVSKQDDEFDILAIHLNFMIEQMAKNEESLKSLTVGMAHDMRTPMARLKLRLEEVLSTSDLTEEHQEQFSACHDELELILSLFNSMLEITKLNSGQMPIETERVDLGKVVQDAIEFISPIAEMKQQTLSCRQDQDCEVLGDKSLLFRAVFNLVENAVKYTPEKGEIEVVIDLFGVSVADNGIGISDSDKLNVCRPMFRADKSRTEFGNGLGLSLVDAVVKRHNAHLILRDNFPRESHLKESRPGLRARLYFER, encoded by the coding sequence ATGTCCTTCGCCGATGATTACACGCTTACTCGCTCCTCGGTATTTAAAACACTAGTCGCATTATTCGTCTTGATAACAGTGATCAATGTTATTGTTATTAGGCAAGTTTATAAAGACTCAGACGCTTTTCATCGTGAACAATTGGTCAAACAATTACAGGATGAATCTTCAGAATTCAGTTATGTTGCTCAGCAGAGCAAGGCCGATGTCGAGAAGCTACTCGCGGCAAAACAAACCTCCGATAGCAACTTTTATTACCACTTAGTAGAGCACTCAACTCCCCCCGGTTCACTTCCCATTTATCCCGTGAGATCCGTAGTATCAGAAACGACTGATATTCCCATTGGCGACACCCACAGGTTGGTGATCGGCATTGATCAAAAAGCAGTAGAAGAGTATCGCAATACGCTTATTCCTATCGTATTTTCTGGAATCGTTTTACCTATTGCGGTGATGTTAATAGCCGCTCTGTTTTTTACGGTACTTATCTTAAAACGCTTAGAAAGAGTCAACCAAGCGATGAACCGAGTCTTGTGTGGTGAGAAAAACGTTAAGATTGCGGTATCGAAGCAGGATGATGAGTTCGATATTTTGGCGATTCACCTCAATTTTATGATTGAGCAGATGGCGAAAAATGAAGAGTCATTGAAGTCGTTGACCGTAGGAATGGCACATGACATGCGTACCCCGATGGCTCGCCTAAAGTTGCGCCTTGAAGAGGTGTTGTCTACGTCGGATCTAACAGAAGAACATCAAGAACAGTTCTCTGCTTGCCATGACGAATTGGAACTGATTCTGTCACTATTTAACAGCATGCTTGAAATAACCAAGTTGAATAGTGGCCAAATGCCGATAGAGACCGAGCGTGTTGACCTTGGAAAAGTGGTTCAAGATGCGATTGAATTTATCAGCCCTATTGCCGAAATGAAGCAACAAACCTTGAGTTGTAGACAGGATCAAGACTGTGAAGTTCTCGGGGACAAAAGCCTGCTCTTTCGTGCCGTGTTTAACTTGGTTGAGAATGCTGTGAAGTACACGCCTGAAAAGGGTGAAATTGAAGTCGTGATCGACCTGTTCGGCGTGTCAGTTGCGGACAACGGTATAGGTATCTCTGATAGTGATAAGTTGAACGTATGCCGACCGATGTTCCGAGCGGATAAGAGTCGTACTGAGTTTGGCAATGGTCTTGGATTATCTTTGGTCGATGCGGTAGTAAAGCGTCACAACGCTCACCTTATTCTGCGCGATAACTTTCCAAGAGAAAGCCATCTAAAAGAGAGTCGTCCAGGGTTGCGAGCGCGCCTTTACTTTGAGCGCTGA
- a CDS encoding PTS transporter subunit EIIC: MNILGYLQKIGKALMVPIAVLPAGGLMLGLGYALDPTGWGANSALATILVYGGKGIMDNQAWLFAVGVAYGLAKDNNGAAALSGLLGLLIVEMIVGNVAVISQITGVPVDQMGTSELIASKAAVSAFTGIMMGIVAATLYNRFHTIKLPAVLGFFGGKRFVPIVTSIAAICISLIMVYVWPVVYGALVDFGIAISEMGATGAGLYGFFNRLLIPVGLHHALNQVFIFDLVGINDISKFWSGTGELGVTGIYQGGFFPVMGYGLPAACLAMYHCAKPENKKKVGGILGASALTAILTGVTEPIEFTFMFVAPVLYVIHAFLAAISLYIAASMQWIAGFTFSGGLIDFVLSYNLPLAMKPYMLVLQGFCFAAIYYSIFRFAIIKFDLKTPGREDVDVAEVAEVSSNEKAAQYLKVLGGHANLTNIDSCITRLRLSVNDLTVVDEAALKAIGALGVVKIGSNNLQVIIGTEAEEVAHAMRQIPESQDLTGVVVPG, translated from the coding sequence GTGAATATACTCGGATACTTACAAAAAATAGGTAAAGCACTGATGGTGCCGATCGCGGTACTGCCAGCTGGTGGTTTAATGCTTGGCTTAGGTTATGCGTTGGACCCAACCGGTTGGGGCGCAAACAGCGCGTTAGCAACCATACTTGTGTATGGCGGCAAAGGTATTATGGATAACCAAGCGTGGCTATTCGCCGTGGGCGTGGCTTATGGTTTAGCAAAAGATAACAACGGCGCCGCTGCACTTTCAGGCTTACTCGGCCTGCTCATCGTGGAGATGATTGTCGGCAATGTCGCGGTTATATCTCAAATCACCGGTGTACCTGTTGATCAAATGGGCACATCAGAGCTTATCGCATCGAAGGCCGCTGTGAGTGCATTCACTGGCATCATGATGGGTATTGTCGCCGCTACGTTGTACAACCGATTCCACACAATAAAGCTGCCAGCTGTTCTTGGATTCTTTGGGGGTAAGCGTTTCGTTCCGATAGTGACGTCAATCGCCGCTATTTGTATCAGCTTAATCATGGTTTACGTTTGGCCTGTTGTTTATGGCGCACTTGTCGACTTTGGTATCGCAATTTCTGAGATGGGTGCGACAGGCGCAGGCCTCTATGGTTTCTTTAACCGCTTACTGATTCCCGTTGGCCTGCACCACGCTCTAAACCAAGTATTTATTTTCGATTTAGTTGGCATCAACGATATTTCTAAGTTCTGGTCGGGCACTGGCGAACTCGGTGTGACGGGCATTTATCAAGGTGGCTTCTTCCCTGTTATGGGTTATGGCTTACCGGCTGCATGTTTGGCGATGTACCACTGTGCAAAACCCGAAAACAAAAAGAAAGTCGGCGGTATTCTAGGTGCATCAGCGCTTACTGCGATTCTAACGGGTGTAACAGAACCTATTGAATTCACCTTCATGTTTGTCGCACCAGTGCTTTACGTGATTCACGCATTCCTAGCCGCTATTTCACTGTATATTGCTGCGAGCATGCAATGGATCGCGGGCTTCACTTTCAGCGGCGGCTTGATTGACTTTGTCTTATCGTACAATCTGCCATTGGCGATGAAACCATACATGCTAGTGCTTCAAGGGTTCTGTTTTGCTGCGATTTATTACTCAATTTTCCGCTTTGCGATCATCAAGTTTGACTTGAAAACACCGGGCAGAGAAGACGTAGACGTTGCAGAAGTCGCAGAAGTGAGCTCAAACGAGAAAGCAGCCCAATACCTTAAAGTGCTAGGCGGTCATGCGAACCTAACCAATATCGATTCATGTATCACTCGACTACGCTTATCTGTCAATGATCTGACTGTCGTTGATGAAGCCGCATTAAAAGCGATTGGAGCGTTGGGTGTGGTTAAGATTGGTTCTAATAACCTTCAGGTCATTATAGGAACAGAAGCAGAAGAGGTTGCTCATGCAATGAGACAAATCCCTGAAAGCCAAGACCTAACGGGCGTAGTCGTTCCCGGCTAG
- a CDS encoding GFA family protein, translating to MKVVGNTVIQPFHKATCHCGAVELELSLPNGIEKPRRCDCSICRRRGAIVGSVALDGIKILKGAEHLKLYQFNTNTAKHYFCSNCGIYTHHQRRSSPNEYGFNIGCLEGVNPFDIGDVVTNDGVNHPADR from the coding sequence ATGAAAGTAGTCGGCAACACGGTTATCCAACCTTTTCACAAAGCCACCTGCCACTGTGGTGCAGTCGAACTAGAACTCAGCCTACCTAACGGAATAGAGAAGCCACGTCGTTGTGATTGCTCTATCTGTCGTCGCAGGGGAGCGATTGTGGGCTCTGTTGCGCTAGATGGCATCAAGATCCTCAAAGGTGCGGAGCATCTTAAGCTTTATCAATTCAATACCAACACCGCGAAGCATTATTTCTGCTCAAACTGCGGTATCTATACCCATCACCAACGCCGCTCAAGCCCAAATGAATACGGTTTTAACATCGGCTGTTTGGAAGGAGTGAACCCTTTTGATATTGGTGATGTGGTGACCAACGATGGTGTGAATCACCCTGCTGATCGTTAA
- a CDS encoding OsmC family protein, which translates to MSEYGALIRWQKAADEAFSDNQYSRGHTWEFDGGVTVPASSSPHVVPLPFSVEVNVDPEEAFIAALSSCHMLTFLGIAAKQKYVIDSYVDDAIGVLEENESGRSSVTKVTLRPEIVFLGTKKPTAKQLEKLHHLAHKNCFIANSVKTDIVVEM; encoded by the coding sequence ATGTCTGAATATGGTGCGCTCATTCGCTGGCAAAAAGCGGCAGATGAAGCCTTTAGCGACAATCAATACAGCCGCGGCCACACATGGGAGTTCGATGGTGGTGTTACTGTGCCTGCTTCGTCCTCTCCTCACGTTGTGCCACTGCCGTTTTCGGTGGAAGTGAATGTTGACCCGGAAGAAGCCTTTATCGCGGCACTTTCTAGCTGTCACATGCTGACGTTTTTGGGTATTGCGGCGAAACAGAAATACGTGATCGACTCTTATGTGGATGATGCGATTGGTGTGCTGGAAGAAAATGAATCTGGCCGCTCGTCTGTCACTAAGGTGACTCTTCGACCTGAGATCGTGTTTTTAGGCACTAAAAAGCCCACTGCTAAGCAGCTCGAAAAGCTACATCACTTGGCGCACAAAAATTGCTTTATCGCGAACTCGGTAAAAACAGACATTGTGGTAGAGATGTGA